The following proteins come from a genomic window of Pseudomonas cichorii:
- a CDS encoding LysR family transcriptional regulator, which yields MNSSKELVTNTDDLSFFNRVATHGSLTAVARELGLSLPAVSKRLTQLEQRLGVQLIRRTTRRLDLTPEGVIYLEGARPILRQLEELESALDNRQPVLRGKLSINASFGFGRRHIAPLLSEFAAQHPHLELSLQLSSLPVNLLDAGIDIDIRVGEPPDSRLIAHHVLDNPRILCASPAYLERAGTPQDVADLAQHNCIVLKQYESDYAIWRFTRDGREYSQKVSGSLSSNDGEVAMRLALDGHGLILRSRWDAQQHLACGELVAVLPEYHAPRADVYVVYQHRQHVPQRISAFARFLGRELGERFL from the coding sequence TTGAATTCAAGTAAAGAGTTGGTCACCAATACCGATGACCTCAGCTTCTTCAATCGCGTGGCGACCCACGGCAGCCTGACCGCCGTGGCCCGAGAGCTGGGCCTGTCACTGCCCGCTGTCAGCAAACGCCTGACCCAGCTTGAACAGCGCCTGGGCGTGCAACTGATCCGCCGCACCACCCGCAGGCTGGACCTGACGCCGGAGGGCGTGATCTACCTGGAAGGTGCCCGGCCAATCCTGCGCCAACTGGAAGAACTGGAAAGCGCCCTCGACAACCGCCAGCCGGTGCTGCGCGGCAAGCTGAGCATCAACGCCTCGTTCGGCTTTGGCCGACGCCATATCGCACCGCTGCTGTCCGAGTTCGCCGCCCAACACCCGCATCTGGAACTGTCGCTGCAACTCTCCAGCCTGCCGGTCAACCTGCTGGATGCGGGGATCGACATCGACATCCGCGTGGGCGAACCACCCGACTCACGGCTGATCGCCCACCACGTCCTCGACAACCCCCGCATCCTCTGCGCCTCACCTGCTTACCTCGAACGTGCAGGCACACCCCAAGACGTCGCCGACCTCGCGCAACACAACTGCATCGTGCTCAAACAATACGAAAGCGACTACGCCATCTGGCGCTTCACCCGCGATGGACGCGAATACAGCCAGAAAGTCTCCGGCAGCTTGTCGAGCAACGACGGCGAAGTCGCCATGCGCCTGGCCCTGGACGGCCACGGCCTGATCCTCCGCTCCCGTTGGGATGCCCAGCAACACCTCGCCTGCGGCGAGCTGGTCGCCGTACTGCCCGAGTACCACGCGCCGAGAGCGGATGTGTATGTGGTGTATCAGCATCGGCAGCATGTGCCGCAGCGGATATCGGCGTTTGCGCGGTTTTTGGGGCGGGAGTTGGGGGAGCGGTTTTTGTGA
- a CDS encoding helix-turn-helix domain-containing protein has translation MTTVDLSRIALPTQKEIAAAVASSRQLAAFLSTKCETQCIELIDDTQQRKVVELPTFALRLLGEILSELALGNAVKVVPIHAELTTQEGADMLNVSRPHLVKLLDQGALPHTKTGRHRRIKFADLMAYKEQRDQASRDAMDELAAQAQELGMGYE, from the coding sequence ATGACCACCGTCGACCTCTCTCGCATAGCTCTCCCAACCCAGAAAGAAATCGCTGCGGCTGTGGCGTCAAGCCGTCAGTTAGCCGCATTTCTTTCGACAAAATGTGAAACTCAGTGCATTGAGTTGATTGATGACACGCAGCAACGCAAAGTCGTTGAATTACCCACTTTCGCCCTGCGCTTACTCGGCGAAATCCTGAGTGAGCTTGCGTTGGGCAATGCCGTCAAAGTCGTTCCTATTCATGCAGAACTGACAACTCAGGAAGGCGCAGACATGCTCAACGTTTCGCGGCCCCATTTGGTAAAACTCCTTGATCAAGGTGCATTACCGCACACAAAAACAGGTCGACATCGCAGGATCAAATTCGCAGACCTGATGGCTTACAAAGAGCAGCGCGACCAGGCAAGCAGGGATGCCATGGATGAACTCGCAGCACAAGCACAGGAGTTGGGGATGGGGTACGAATGA
- a CDS encoding DUF2931 family protein, translating to MRVFVALLGVLLIVGCQASDALPGKSSPKDAWWSLDFMAPTYMPGLVEHSSVVDIQDRTFERPGGGAIGTGNPGDATEVAKGWDRIGGNIKPVVGADLPKRIFVRWQSVVEPQTYRAWIDIPESAREIMQASTHQRCPQKPEQTARFTASVIVGLAPGGVVQMWVRDSCNKAINVTRTQAEVEPLGPHLGKSGGRYYQQPDASRRYIEKYGIPYGSW from the coding sequence ATGCGCGTTTTCGTAGCCCTGCTCGGCGTACTTTTAATAGTGGGTTGTCAGGCCTCAGATGCCTTACCGGGAAAAAGCTCTCCAAAAGACGCATGGTGGAGTCTGGATTTCATGGCCCCCACTTATATGCCAGGTTTGGTCGAACACAGTTCTGTGGTGGACATCCAGGACAGGACATTTGAGCGCCCCGGAGGCGGAGCAATAGGTACTGGCAACCCGGGCGATGCCACAGAGGTAGCCAAGGGCTGGGATCGAATAGGGGGAAACATAAAACCTGTAGTTGGGGCCGATCTGCCAAAACGAATTTTCGTACGATGGCAGTCAGTCGTAGAACCCCAGACTTACCGGGCCTGGATTGATATTCCGGAAAGTGCGCGTGAAATCATGCAAGCATCAACCCACCAACGCTGTCCACAGAAGCCAGAACAGACTGCTCGTTTCACAGCATCGGTAATTGTGGGCCTTGCCCCAGGCGGTGTTGTTCAGATGTGGGTACGCGACAGTTGCAACAAAGCAATCAACGTCACCCGAACTCAAGCCGAAGTGGAACCCCTGGGTCCGCATCTTGGCAAGTCAGGTGGTCGTTACTATCAGCAGCCTGATGCCTCCAGACGCTACATTGAAAAATATGGCATTCCTTACGGCAGTTGGTGA
- a CDS encoding T6SS phospholipase effector Tle1-like catalytic domain-containing protein — protein MSGYVPNQPKNYRHEEAKPVDIHALRWAEYEKYGKSPAPPPEKTAIALRIGVFFDGTGNNANNSAAGLLCGAHHPIAPADIDASCKPFMSDPESSYGNDTSNVKKLSELYYAPPETEGNGQRKIAFRMAYIEGIGTSTGEKDSLLGSGTGRGDTGVAERVKLAFSRISVLFYDLLQENLDSEICSLTFDTFGFSRGAAAARHFANEVVRCKQGPLGSLLSSNSKSFSSSFSGQYKSDINMGFIGLFDTVPSIAGLANLGNVKSAVAPGIKLYLDRKYFTNVIHLVARDECRANFALSRVSPDHSEITVPGVHSDIGGGYLEETQECVLVSPMQALSVGATTDVKSTSIYLDAQQQKAKMISKGWPAMMLEITTPPPSLLPADPQDRMSVVRQKRVYAGLQLKRSVSGKLSRVYLRVMYELAKQNGVRLNEIDEGNPDYAIPSDLQPLCDRFLTGDYSTTPEEDQLLRVRYIHTSANWNHPLGKSTGGGLSIVYINAPTADAIRVQHPHVPDWTLF, from the coding sequence ATGAGTGGATACGTACCCAACCAGCCAAAGAATTATCGCCACGAAGAAGCTAAACCAGTCGATATTCATGCACTGCGCTGGGCCGAATACGAAAAGTACGGAAAAAGCCCCGCACCGCCACCAGAAAAAACAGCGATTGCTCTGCGCATTGGTGTGTTCTTCGATGGCACTGGCAACAACGCAAACAACTCAGCTGCCGGTCTGCTCTGTGGTGCCCATCACCCTATTGCACCCGCAGATATCGATGCCAGTTGTAAACCGTTCATGTCCGACCCTGAAAGCAGCTATGGCAATGACACCAGTAACGTTAAAAAGCTAAGCGAGCTCTATTACGCACCACCGGAAACAGAGGGGAACGGACAGCGAAAAATAGCCTTTCGTATGGCCTATATTGAGGGTATCGGTACTAGTACAGGCGAGAAAGATAGCTTACTGGGCTCCGGCACCGGTCGTGGTGATACCGGGGTAGCCGAGCGAGTAAAACTGGCATTTAGTCGAATCAGCGTGCTTTTTTATGATTTACTTCAAGAGAACCTAGACAGTGAAATCTGCTCATTGACCTTTGATACATTCGGCTTTAGCAGAGGAGCGGCTGCAGCACGACATTTTGCGAATGAGGTCGTTCGCTGCAAACAAGGGCCTCTGGGGAGTTTACTAAGTAGCAACAGTAAGTCTTTTAGCTCCTCTTTTAGCGGTCAGTACAAGAGCGATATCAACATGGGTTTTATCGGCTTGTTTGATACCGTGCCCTCTATTGCAGGGTTAGCTAACCTGGGTAACGTAAAAAGTGCTGTTGCACCTGGAATCAAGCTTTATCTGGACCGCAAATATTTTACTAATGTCATTCATTTGGTTGCTCGTGATGAATGCCGCGCCAACTTTGCTCTGAGTCGCGTCAGCCCCGACCATTCTGAAATCACTGTGCCTGGTGTTCACTCGGATATCGGAGGAGGGTATCTTGAAGAAACACAAGAATGTGTGTTGGTAAGCCCTATGCAAGCGCTCTCAGTTGGAGCTACGACGGATGTGAAGAGCACTTCGATCTATCTCGATGCCCAACAGCAAAAAGCCAAGATGATTAGCAAAGGCTGGCCGGCCATGATGCTTGAAATAACTACACCGCCCCCGTCTCTATTACCAGCAGACCCACAAGATCGCATGAGTGTGGTACGACAGAAACGTGTGTACGCTGGCTTGCAGCTCAAGCGGTCGGTGAGCGGTAAGTTATCCAGGGTGTACCTGCGTGTGATGTATGAGCTAGCAAAACAAAATGGTGTGCGACTCAATGAGATTGATGAGGGGAATCCTGACTACGCCATTCCATCGGACTTACAGCCTCTCTGTGACAGATTTCTCACGGGAGACTACAGCACGACACCTGAAGAAGATCAGCTACTCAGAGTGCGGTACATTCATACCTCAGCCAACTGGAACCACCCTCTCGGTAAAAGCACAGGAGGAGGCTTGAGTATCGTTTATATCAATGCTCCTACGGCAGATGCCATAAGGGTTCAACACCCTCACGTACCTGACTGGACACTATTCTGA
- a CDS encoding IS3 family transposase (programmed frameshift) translates to MPKPPKFSPEVRERAVRMVYEVRESHDSQWAAIEAVSSKIGCTAQTLSNWIRKASSPTTPSTPADPRIKELEREVRELKRANEILKVASGFFRPGGTRPSFEVIWRLIDEHRQRFGVEPLCRVLQVSPSAYRCHAARLRDRSRRSARAIRDEALAVQIHRVWQENYEVYGARKVWRQMHREHQAVARCTVERLMREMGLCGVTWGKTVKTTQAHPDNANPRDLVKRQFTAERPNQLWVADFTFVSTWQGFAYVAFIVDVYSRFIVGWRVSRHMRTEFVLDALEQALHVRRPEPHRLVHHSDRGSQYLSIRYSERLGEAGIEPSVGNTGDSYDNALAETMNGLYKTELIHKQGPWKSVESLEWETLKWVTWFNHQRLLEPIGNRPPAEFEALYEQSQAAISVAA, encoded by the exons ATGCCAAAGCCACCCAAGTTTTCCCCCGAAGTCCGTGAGCGTGCTGTGCGAATGGTCTACGAAGTCCGCGAGTCGCACGATTCTCAGTGGGCAGCCATCGAGGCTGTTTCCAGCAAGATCGGATGCACCGCCCAAACCTTGAGCAACTGGATCCGCAAGGCCTCTTCGCCCACAACGCCTAGCACCCCGGCCGATCCCCGGATCAAAGAGCTGGAGCGCGAGGTTCGTGAGCTCAAGCGAGCCAATGAGATCCTCAAGGTCGCTAGCG GCTTTTTTCGCCCAGGCGGAACTCGACCGTCGTTTGAAGTGATCTGGCGTCTGATCGACGAGCACCGACAGCGCTTTGGAGTCGAGCCACTGTGCCGCGTGTTGCAAGTGTCTCCATCGGCTTACCGGTGCCATGCCGCACGTTTACGTGATCGCTCACGACGCTCTGCCCGAGCGATTCGTGACGAGGCACTTGCCGTACAGATTCATCGTGTCTGGCAGGAGAACTACGAGGTCTATGGGGCCAGGAAGGTCTGGCGGCAGATGCATCGCGAACATCAGGCAGTAGCGCGCTGCACAGTGGAGCGATTGATGCGTGAGATGGGTCTCTGCGGCGTGACCTGGGGCAAAACGGTGAAAACCACGCAAGCCCATCCTGACAATGCCAATCCCAGGGATCTAGTGAAGCGCCAGTTCACTGCCGAACGTCCCAATCAGCTCTGGGTCGCCGATTTCACGTTCGTTTCAACCTGGCAGGGATTTGCCTATGTCGCGTTCATCGTGGATGTCTATTCAAGGTTCATCGTTGGCTGGCGGGTCAGCCGACACATGCGTACGGAGTTTGTCCTGGATGCGCTCGAACAGGCACTTCACGTCCGTCGGCCCGAGCCTCATCGGCTGGTTCATCACAGCGACAGAGGCTCGCAATATCTGTCGATTCGTTACAGCGAGCGGTTGGGCGAAGCGGGTATCGAGCCGTCGGTTGGCAATACCGGTGATAGCTACGACAACGCACTGGCAGAGACCATGAATGGCCTTTACAAGACGGAGTTGATCCACAAGCAAGGGCCGTGGAAAAGTGTAGAAAGTCTGGAGTGGGAAACGCTGAAATGGGTGACTTGGTTCAACCATCAGCGTCTGCTGGAACCTATTGGAAATAGGCCGCCAGCCGAGTTTGAGGCACTATACGAACAGAGTCAGGCAGCCATATCAGTTGCAGCCTGA
- a CDS encoding DUF6124 family protein: MMLKITPDPPCHLSPRYLEDALVRASELLSCAAATAYESGDRLSGSHRHLALSVVHLVEMAKAEVDRSLEDLSVR; encoded by the coding sequence ATGATGCTCAAGATCACACCGGATCCACCCTGTCATCTCTCCCCTCGCTACCTTGAAGATGCGCTCGTGCGTGCTTCCGAGCTATTGAGCTGCGCCGCAGCAACAGCCTATGAAAGCGGCGACCGTTTGAGTGGTTCGCATCGGCATCTGGCTTTGTCTGTCGTCCATCTGGTGGAGATGGCCAAGGCCGAGGTTGATCGTTCACTGGAAGATCTTTCGGTTCGTTGA
- a CDS encoding Fic family protein, which yields MSSITEILSSIQAARSGLTLNELLTKHPDIARRTAQRLIAQLIESRQISAHGEGRARRYFAADIQPETSTLAISSDSFPSFIPLSADSRDILAYVNQPTEARKPVGYQRDFLDSYHPNKTSYLSESLRRQLHRMGKTTDAVEPAGTYSRAVLNRLLIDLSWASSNLEGNTYSRLDTRQLIEHGQAARGKAAIETQMILNHKTAIELLVENIESAEFNRYTLMNLHSALAENLLPNPADEGRIRQHAVDIGQSTYRPLSTPQQIEGALDVLLGKANQITDPFEQSFFMMVHLPYLQPFADINKRTSRLAANLPLFRANLCPLTFLDLPEQAYSSATLGVYEMTRVELLRDLYLWAYERSTQEYLAIKQDLAEPDPLRLTWRDFIKATIREVVSHPELDPLSCIQNAVTTHVAEDEQPEVQALIVEELRRLHEGVLARYGLRPSELMLWKSRHGS from the coding sequence ATGTCTTCAATCACTGAAATACTCAGCAGCATCCAGGCAGCGCGAAGCGGATTGACACTGAATGAGCTGCTGACCAAGCACCCTGACATTGCTCGAAGAACAGCACAGAGGCTGATTGCACAGCTGATCGAGAGCCGTCAGATCTCCGCCCACGGTGAGGGCAGAGCACGACGCTATTTCGCAGCAGATATCCAGCCGGAAACAAGCACCCTGGCCATCAGCAGTGATAGCTTCCCGTCCTTTATCCCACTGTCGGCAGACAGCCGGGACATACTCGCCTATGTCAACCAACCAACAGAAGCGCGCAAGCCCGTCGGCTACCAGCGTGATTTTCTGGATTCTTATCACCCGAACAAAACCAGCTATCTGTCCGAATCCTTGCGGCGCCAACTGCATCGAATGGGAAAAACGACAGATGCCGTGGAGCCAGCAGGCACATACAGCCGCGCAGTTCTAAATCGCCTGCTGATTGACTTATCGTGGGCATCGAGCAATCTGGAAGGGAACACTTATTCGCGGCTCGATACGCGACAGCTCATTGAGCATGGCCAAGCTGCACGAGGCAAAGCTGCTATCGAAACACAGATGATCCTGAACCATAAAACGGCAATCGAGCTGTTGGTCGAGAACATCGAAAGCGCCGAGTTCAACCGCTACACATTGATGAACCTGCACAGCGCCCTGGCTGAAAACCTGCTTCCCAACCCCGCAGATGAAGGCCGTATTCGCCAGCACGCCGTCGACATTGGGCAAAGCACCTATCGCCCTCTCTCCACACCACAACAGATAGAGGGGGCGCTGGACGTTCTGCTTGGCAAGGCAAATCAGATTACTGATCCATTCGAGCAATCATTTTTCATGATGGTCCACCTGCCCTATTTGCAGCCCTTTGCCGACATCAACAAACGCACCTCTCGGCTGGCGGCGAACCTGCCATTGTTTCGCGCCAACCTGTGCCCACTGACATTTCTGGATCTACCCGAGCAGGCCTACAGCAGCGCCACACTAGGCGTCTACGAAATGACCCGGGTAGAGCTACTTCGCGACCTGTATCTATGGGCTTACGAGCGCTCGACACAGGAATACCTGGCAATCAAACAAGACCTTGCAGAACCTGATCCTCTGCGCCTGACTTGGCGGGACTTCATCAAAGCGACCATTCGCGAAGTCGTCAGCCATCCAGAACTTGATCCACTGAGCTGCATTCAGAACGCGGTAACAACGCATGTTGCAGAGGATGAGCAGCCAGAAGTTCAAGCCCTGATCGTTGAAGAACTCCGCCGACTGCACGAGGGTGTTCTGGCACGCTACGGATTACGACCATCAGAACTCATGCTCTGGAAATCGCGCCATGGAAGCTGA
- a CDS encoding DUF6124 family protein: MMLKITPDPPCHLSPRYLEDALVRASELLSCAAATAYESGDRLSGSHRHLALSVVHLVEMAKAEVDRSLEDLSVR; encoded by the coding sequence ATGATGCTCAAGATCACACCTGATCCACCCTGTCACCTCTCCCCTCGCTACCTTGAAGATGCTCTCGTGCGTGCTTCCGAGCTATTGAGTTGTGCCGCTGCCACAGCCTATGAGAGCGGCGACCGCTTGAGTGGTTCGCATCGGCATCTGGCCTTGTCTGTCGTCCATCTGGTGGAGATGGCCAAGGCTGAGGTTGATCGTTCGCTGGAAGATCTTTCGGTTCGTTGA
- a CDS encoding nuclease-related domain-containing protein, protein MDFTPAIAQISGVLGWLILFALLLTLLKSPWAKGHIGELLVRFAAHRHLDEQIYRRLHNVTLNTPDGTTQIDHVFLSIYGIFVLETKNMSGWIFGSEKQAQWTQKLYKRTFKFQNPLRQNYKHLKALEATLGISPDHLHSVITFVGGSTFKTEVPANVTQGIGFIRYIKSFQQTVFSESEVDFMLQALQTGRRAPALATHREHVQNLKQRSDPTAERQCPKCGNALLIRTVKSGAKAGQQFWGCSGFPKCRTMQALSARTA, encoded by the coding sequence ATGGACTTCACCCCTGCCATCGCCCAGATATCGGGCGTGTTGGGCTGGCTTATTCTGTTCGCACTTCTGCTTACCCTGCTCAAATCACCATGGGCCAAAGGGCATATCGGCGAACTTCTTGTGCGCTTCGCTGCTCATCGACATCTGGACGAGCAAATCTACCGTCGCTTGCATAACGTCACCCTGAATACGCCCGACGGCACCACGCAGATCGATCACGTATTCCTCTCGATCTACGGCATCTTCGTGCTGGAAACGAAGAACATGAGCGGCTGGATTTTCGGCAGCGAGAAACAGGCGCAGTGGACGCAGAAACTCTACAAGCGCACCTTCAAATTCCAGAACCCATTGCGGCAGAACTACAAACACCTCAAGGCTTTGGAGGCCACGCTGGGCATTAGCCCTGACCATCTGCACTCGGTCATTACCTTTGTTGGAGGCAGCACCTTCAAAACCGAAGTGCCAGCCAACGTCACACAAGGCATTGGATTTATCCGTTACATCAAGTCGTTCCAGCAGACGGTGTTCAGCGAGTCTGAAGTCGACTTCATGCTGCAAGCGCTGCAAACAGGCCGCCGTGCTCCCGCTCTTGCGACTCATCGTGAGCATGTGCAGAACCTCAAACAACGAAGTGACCCGACTGCCGAGCGACAGTGCCCGAAGTGCGGTAATGCGCTGCTGATTCGTACCGTGAAATCAGGTGCGAAAGCGGGGCAACAGTTTTGGGGATGCTCGGGTTTTCCCAAATGCCGGACCATGCAGGCTCTCAGCGCTAGAACAGCGTAG
- a CDS encoding site-specific DNA-methyltransferase — MDYDQLPRAALVRLLQEHDEALADAGKNGIVMNYTGRAAPWQIIRQVKPKLAAIVKKHSYGEELAQAENEIWDGENLSAMVTLYKYRGQIDLVVTDPPYNTGEDFRYNDKWDKDPNDPDLGDVVPKDDGSKHSKWLRFMTPRIWMMREMLKPGGVMAICIDHRELFRLGMLMDEIFGEDNRLAIINWQKSAAARPDNRHISTATEYVLVYGKDVDRVKTASMTRGESDNKRYFNPDNDPGNLWREGNLTAKSYSAKDDYGIQSPFTGIVHYPAGNGAWRHPKKNVKVWLNAWGPDYEERDIGDGRGKALMVKKQQPGVLAENISRKSYERLSQDNWPFLWFGRDGLGRPRVKTYLEQIKKGKVPVTYWSDSDLSSELVTDIDLGSTSWDYKESGRSADGVAELTAVVGQGHGFSTVKPLKLMTKIIQLWCPPNGIVMDPFAGSGTTAHAVLELNQEADTSRRFILIEQGNTEKGDHYARTLTAERVKRVMSGAWAAEKRRPIPSGFRFIELKREKIDASAVNALAREEMIDLLLTSYWNKAEKAKSYLRRLPAQANRHLFAVNAKNEGFFLIWDSPEKASALTKAAFREIAEEAKSAGLAVRYHVYAALAPYTGSSVEFYKIPDQVLEHIGFNQRQDSYNNEGDFDA, encoded by the coding sequence ATGGATTATGATCAACTGCCTAGAGCCGCGCTGGTGCGCTTGCTTCAAGAGCATGACGAAGCGCTCGCTGATGCCGGGAAAAATGGCATTGTCATGAACTACACGGGGCGAGCTGCTCCCTGGCAGATCATCCGGCAGGTCAAGCCCAAGCTCGCCGCCATCGTCAAAAAACACTCCTACGGGGAAGAGCTGGCTCAGGCTGAGAACGAGATCTGGGACGGCGAAAACCTCTCGGCGATGGTAACTCTCTACAAGTATCGGGGTCAGATCGACCTGGTTGTGACTGACCCTCCATACAACACGGGTGAGGATTTTCGCTACAACGATAAGTGGGACAAAGATCCAAATGACCCGGATTTGGGGGATGTCGTACCTAAGGATGATGGCTCAAAGCACAGCAAGTGGCTAAGATTCATGACCCCTCGCATATGGATGATGAGGGAGATGCTGAAGCCTGGTGGAGTGATGGCCATATGCATTGATCACCGGGAACTGTTCCGGTTGGGAATGCTGATGGATGAGATCTTCGGTGAAGACAATCGCCTCGCTATTATCAACTGGCAGAAATCAGCGGCTGCCCGTCCAGATAATCGGCATATCTCGACTGCGACAGAATACGTTTTGGTCTATGGCAAAGATGTCGATAGAGTAAAAACCGCATCCATGACGCGAGGGGAGTCGGATAACAAGCGCTACTTCAATCCGGACAACGACCCTGGTAACCTCTGGCGGGAGGGTAACCTGACTGCGAAAAGCTACTCTGCCAAAGATGACTATGGTATTCAGTCACCTTTTACGGGCATCGTACATTATCCAGCGGGTAACGGAGCGTGGCGTCACCCAAAGAAAAATGTCAAAGTCTGGCTGAATGCTTGGGGGCCAGACTACGAAGAACGTGACATTGGTGATGGTCGCGGCAAAGCCTTAATGGTGAAAAAGCAGCAGCCAGGTGTTCTGGCTGAAAACATCTCAAGAAAATCATATGAAAGATTATCACAAGATAATTGGCCTTTCCTATGGTTCGGTCGCGATGGACTTGGCCGACCAAGGGTAAAAACCTATCTTGAGCAAATCAAAAAGGGCAAAGTGCCTGTTACTTACTGGTCGGATTCCGATCTTAGCTCTGAGTTAGTTACTGATATTGATCTTGGGTCAACATCATGGGACTACAAAGAGTCAGGCAGATCGGCGGACGGAGTGGCGGAGCTTACCGCCGTCGTTGGTCAAGGTCATGGTTTTTCAACAGTCAAGCCATTGAAGTTGATGACTAAGATCATTCAGCTTTGGTGCCCTCCTAACGGAATCGTTATGGATCCTTTTGCAGGTTCTGGGACGACGGCGCATGCTGTTCTCGAACTCAATCAAGAGGCCGATACCTCCAGGCGATTTATTCTAATTGAGCAGGGGAACACCGAAAAAGGTGACCATTATGCTCGGACACTTACAGCTGAGCGTGTTAAGCGTGTTATGTCTGGAGCATGGGCAGCGGAAAAGCGTAGGCCAATCCCAAGTGGGTTCCGCTTTATTGAATTGAAGCGTGAAAAGATCGACGCTTCAGCGGTCAATGCTTTAGCCCGTGAAGAGATGATTGACTTGCTTTTAACAAGTTACTGGAATAAGGCTGAAAAAGCGAAGTCGTATCTAAGAAGGCTTCCTGCTCAGGCAAATAGACATCTCTTTGCAGTTAATGCAAAGAATGAGGGCTTTTTCCTGATATGGGATTCACCAGAAAAGGCGTCAGCGTTAACCAAAGCCGCATTTCGAGAGATCGCAGAAGAGGCTAAGAGTGCTGGGCTTGCTGTGCGATATCATGTGTACGCAGCGTTAGCTCCCTATACTGGCAGCAGTGTAGAATTTTACAAAATTCCAGATCAGGTCCTAGAGCATATTGGGTTTAATCAGCGTCAGGACTCTTATAACAATGAGGGAGACTTTGATGCCTGA